In Sphingobacterium sp. SRCM116780, the genomic stretch ACAATTTTATTACATAACTTTAGTAGACAAGGGAAATCCAATTAAAAACTTTATTTAATACTTGGTTATGAAAAAGATATTTTTATTCCTCCTTATTTTACCCTTTATCGCTATAGGGCAAGAAAAAGGAATAACATTTGAGCAGGGACTGGACTGGAATCAAATTAAAGAAAAGGCGAAGAAAGAAAACAAATATATTTTTGTTGATGTCTTTACGACTTGGTGTGGTCCTTGCAAATATATGTCATCAACTGTATTTCCTCAACAAAAAGTTGGTGATTTCTTCAACGCTCAATTTGTGAGTACAAAAATCCAAATGGATAAAACAGACAAAGATAATGAAGGGGTGAAAAGTTGGTACAATGAAGCCGAGCGCTTTGCTAAAGATTATAACATCGTAGCATATCCAACCTTTTTAGTATTCAGTCCACAGGGAGAGCTTGTTCACCGCATGGTGGGTGGTGGAGAAGCGGACGAATTTATAGCACGCGCAAAAGAGGCTTTAAATCCAGAAACACAATATTATACACTGCTAAAGACTTTTGAAAATAATCCAACCGATTTACCTTTAGCACATCGTATGGTAAAAGCGGCAAATACGGCTTACGATGAGGCTACTGTGATCAAAGTTGAAGATATTATTCTTTCTCATACAAGGCCTGAGGATCTAACTAAAGAATGTGCAACCTATTTAATAACAAATACACGTACAACGAAATCGAAGGCTTTTGAATTATTGCGTAATCAGCCTGAAAAAATTGATGCCTTATTAGGTAAAAATGGGGAAGCTAACCGTGTTGTTGCTTCTGTTGCTGTCAATGAAGTATTAGGAAAGAAAATCGACTTTAATACAGAACCTAATTGGGAATCTTTAAAAACGGAGGTAAGCCAAAAATATAGCAATATCAATTTTGAGCCGATATTTAAGATTATGAAAGCACAATATTATATGCAATCCCATAATTGGCCTGCTTTCACTGCTATCATTGAAAACTATTTAACTTCTGAAGATTTAACTTCGAATCAATTAAATAGTTATGCGTGGGAAATTTTTGAAAAGTGTAATGATGCTGCTTGTCTCAATGCGGCTTTAAAATGGAGTAAAAAAGCAGTTGAACAAGATACGAGAAGTGCTTATCTAGACACCTATGCTAATTTATTATATAAAAAAGGAGATAAAGTGAATGCGATCAAGTGGCAAGAACAAGCGTTATCGCTAGCTATGGAAGGCGAACAAGGTAATTATCAAGATACGCTTACTAAAATGAAGAGTGACCTTCCTACTTGGCAATAAACAAATGATGAGGGTTCGCGATTGAACGATAAAACAAAGCGGCTGAAAATTAGAAATTTTCAGCCGCTTTGTTTTATAACTATGGATACTATTTTTTCAAAGATTTGATATCAATAACAAATCGATATTTTACATCCGACTTAATCATACGCTCATAGGCTGTATTGATGTCTTGGATATCGATCACTTCAACATCAGAAACAATGTTATGCTCTCCGCAGAAATCCAACATCTCTTGTGTTTCTTTGATACCTCCAATAAGTGATCCAGCTAAGTGACGACGCTTCATGATCAACAAACCTCCATGTACGCCTGGTAAAGGTTCTACAGCTCCTACAATACACATCGTTTTATCCAATTTCAATAGGTTCAAATATGGATTAACATCATGTCCTACTGGAATCGTATTCAACAGAAAATCAAATGTATTATTGTGTTTCGCGAGTTGTTCTGGATCTTTAGAAAGTAACACTTCATCTGCTCCTAACTTTTTCGCGTCTTCTCCTTTTTCTGCTGATGTTGTAATCATGACCACATGAGCACCCATTGCTTTAGCAAATTTCACGCCCATATGTCCTAATCCACCCAGACCAATAACACCTACTTTATCGCCAGCTTTTACATTCCAATGGCGTAATGGAGACCAAGTTGTGATACCTGCACACAATAAAGGTGCTGTTGCTTTTATGTCAATATTAGTGGGTATACGCAGCACGAAATCTTCTTCTACTACAATATTTTCAGAATATCCACCATAGGTAACACCTCCGTATTTCGAGTTCGCACTATTATAGGTTCCAATCAATCCATTTTCACAATATTGCTCTAAGCCTTCATCACAAGAATGGCAATGCTTACAGGATTCAACCATACAGCCGACTCCTACCAGATCGCCTACTTTGTATTTGGTCACCTTCGCTCCTATGGCTAACACGCGACCGATAATTTCATGTCCTGGCACTACTGGATAATGAGGTTCTCCCCATTCTGCTCTCGCGGTATGAATATCACTATGGCAAACACCACAATATTCAATATCAATAAACACATCCTTATCATCTAGATCCCGACGTTGGATCTCATGTGCTCTTAAATCTTCTGACTTCGAAAAGGCAGCATATGCTTTTGTACTCATTATATCTTTGTTTTAAGTAAAAATAAGTCTTTCTATAAAAAATCCACTCTTTTTGGGAGTGGATTTACTTTCAAATGATAATTATTTTAATGTCTTTATGCCCATATTCCAAAGTGTAAAAGCAAATTTATCGGCTGTCTCATTGATAACAACTTCTGTAGATCGACCAGCACCATGTCCTGCTTTAGTCTCAATCCGAATGAGAACTGGGCGCTCACAGTTTTGTTTTGCCTGAAGCTCTGCGGCGAACTTATACGAATGCGCAGGTACTACGCGATCATCATGATCTCCTGTTGTTACGAGCGTTGCAGGATAGCACACACCAGCCTTAACATTATGTACAGGTGAATATGCTTTCAAATAATCAAACATTTCTTTGCTATCATTTGCTGTTCCATAGTCATATCCCCAACCGGCTCCAGCAGTAAAGGTGTGGTAACGCAACATATCCAATACACCTACTGCAGGTAAGGCTACTTTTGCAATAGCAGGGTTTAACGTAATCGTTGCACCCACTAACAATCCACCATTAGAACCTCCCGACAAAGCGGTATAGTCTGGTGAAGTGTACCCATTGGTTTGTAAATACTCAGCAGCTGCGATGAAATCATTAAATACGTTCAATTTATTGAATTTACGACCGCCATCATGCCATTTTTGTCCATATTCACCTCCACCTCTTAAATTTGCAACAGCATATACACCTCCATTTTGAATCCAATTGGCTGTCGACACACTAAATCCAGGGGTTAGGCTGATATTAAAACCACCATAGCCATAGACGATCGTAGGGTTTTTACCATCTAGTTTAAGTCCTTTCTTGTAGGTGATGATCATTGGTACCTTTGTACCATCTTTTGAGGTATAAAACACTTGTTTTGATTCAAAATCATCAGGATTGAACTTTACTTTTGGTTTAATATAAACCTCAGATTGACCATTATCTACATTAAATTTGAAACTTGTAGATGGTGTGATATAGTTTGAAAAACCGTAATAAATGGTTTTCTCTTTTTTCTTTCCTGAAAACCCTGCAGCAGTACCGATTCCTGGTAATTTAATTTCACGAATCTTTTTACCTGTAAAATCATATTGTTCAATCACAGAAATAGCATCCTTTAAGTAATTGGCGAATAAATAACCTCCACCAGTAGAAATTGCTAAAACATTTTCTGTCTCAGGAATCACATTCACCCAGTTTTTAGCCTCAGGGTGAAGAATATTTGTTTTTACCAGTCTATTGTTCGGGGCATTTAAATTGGTCTGCAGATAAAAAGTTTCGCCATCATTATCCACAATGTATGTACTGCTTTCAAAACCACTTAAAATATTGACGATTTTACTTCCTGGCTTAGACAAGTCTTGTATATATAATTCATTACCTGTTGTGGTATTTGCAGCAGAAATAACTAAAAACCGTTCATCATCTGTCAAAGATGCACCAATATAACGACGAGGTACTTCCGTCCCTCCAAAAATCATTTTGTCTGTCGTTTGCTTAGTACCTAATTGATGAAAATATACCTTATGTTGATCTGTTTTTTCAGACAGCTCTGAACCTTTTGGTTTATCGTAGCTTGAATAATAAAATCCGGTGTTTCCTTTCCAAGCGATACCTGAGAATTTAATGTCAATAAGGGTTTCACCAATTTGCTTCTTATCTGCGGTATTCAAAACAATGACTTTTCTCCAGTCTGAACCGCCTTCGGAAATCGAATAAGCCATTAAACTCCCGTCTTTAGAAAAACTCACATCAGATAAAGAGGTTGATCCATCTTTAGAGAATGTATTGGGATCTAAGAATACTTCCTCCTTTCCACTTTTCGTTGCTTTTCTATACAAAACAGCATGTTGTTGTAAACCATCATTTTTATAAAAATAGGTATAATCACCTTCAACAAATGGAGTACCTACTTTTTCGTAATTCCAGATATCTGTCAATTGCTTTTTCAATTGATCACGATAAGGAATCTGTGCTAAATAATCAAAAGTCAATTTATTTTGCGCAACAACCCAATCCTTTGTTTCTGTTGCTAAATCATCCTCTAACCAACGGTATGGATCGGGAACTGATTCTCCAAAATACTCATCAACGACTTGATCCTTCTTTGTATCTGGATATTTCATTCCTTGGGCATTCCCTTGCTGTATGGCTGACATTGCAATTACGGTTAAAATTAAACTCAGTTTTTTATTCATATTTTGTCAAATAAGGTTATAAACAAAATTAACAAAATTAAATTTGTTTCTCGTTCTCTTAATTTATTAGATTGTACAAAACTTTTTACAATCAAAAATTCGTTTAATACAGAAAATATCGCATTTTGCATCCGCATAAACTAAAATCGTATGATTCATAAAATATTTTTCACTTTGGGTGTTTTGGCTAGTATGAGCTTCACTGCTTCTCTCGCACAAACTAACCCGCTATTACCCATTAAGCAATACCGTGTTACAGAAACCAAAGTCAATGATCTGATTCATACGAAATTGGATGTTAAGTTTGATTATGTCAAACGTTACCTCTATGGGCAAGAATGGGTGACATTAAAACCGCATTTTTATCCCACAGACTCTTTACGCCTTGATGCAAAAGGAATGGATATCAAGGAAGTTTCTTTGCAAAATGATAAACAGAAAACAGCTTTAAAATATGAATACGATAGTGAATCGCTGTTGATTCATTTAGGAAAGACATTTCAATCGACAGATTCCTATACCATTTACATTGCCTACACGGCAAAACCTGATGAGCTAAAAGCAAAAGGAAGTGCTGCTATTACGGATGCCAAGGGATTGTACTTTATCAATCCAGATGGAAAAGATCCTAACAAACCTATTCAAATATGGACACAGGGAGAGACAGAAGCCTCTTCGGTCTGGTTTCCTACGATAGATAAGCCTAGTCAGAAAACAACATCTGAAATTTCAATAACCGTAAAGGATCAGTATACAACGCTCTCCAATGGTGCATTGACTAATCAACAGAAAAATGCAGATGGCACGAGAACAGATACCTGGAAAATGACCCAAGCGCATTCTCCTTATTTGTTTATGATGGCTGTTGGTGATTTTAAAATTTTTAAAGATCAATATAAATCTATTCCTGTAGATTATTATCTAGAGCCTAAATATGCCCCATTTGCAAAGCAAATCTTTGGAAAAACACCAGATATGATGGCGTACTACAGCCAAGTTTTAGGTGTCGAGTATCCATGGAATAAATATGCACAAGTGGTGGCTCGTGACTATGTGTCCGGAGCGATGGAAAATACAACTGCGACCCTACATGGTGAATCTGTTCAAAAAACGACACGTGAATTGCTTGATGATAACCAGGAAGGGACTATTGCACATGAGTTATTCCATCAATGGTTTGGTGATTTGGTGACTGCTGAATCATGGTCAAATCTGACGATGAATGAATCTTTTGCCACATTTGGAGAAGTCATCTGGCGCGGTCATGATGGCGGTCAGGACAAAGAAGATAAATCTCGTTTCGAAAAGCTTCAAAGCTATTTAAGATCGACTAAAAATGGACAAAGCCCAACCTTAGCTCGCTTTTATTATAATGATAAAGAGGATATGTTTGATAATATTTCGTACTCAAAGGGTTCTATTATTCTGTATGCGTTAAAAAATCAAATGGGAGATACTGCTTTCTATAAATCATTACAAAAATATTTAACAGACAATGCCCATAAGGCTGGAGAGACACACCAACTTCGGTTGGCGATGGAAGAAGTGACAGGAAAAGACTGGAATCCTTATTTCAATCAATGGTATTATCAAGGTGGACATCCCATATTGGACATTCAATATACCTATGAAAATGGTATTCAGAAATTAGCCATTAAACAAATTCAAGATAGTACCGTACAAACCTTCACGTTACCGCTAAATATTGATTTCTATACCGCAAATGGGAAAGAGACAAGGTCTATTGTTATGAATCAACGTGCGCAAGAATTTACTTTCCCTTTTGCTCAAAAGCCTGATTTCATCGATTTTGATCCCGCTAAAATATTAGTAGGTGAAGTTCGTGACAATAAAACACAAGCAGATTATAGTTATCAATATAAAAATGTACCTACTTATTTTAATCGAAGCAAAGCAATTGGTTATGCTTTATATAATAAGAACGTTGAAACAACCAAAATCTTAATAGCAGCTCTAGATGATAAGGAAGAGGATCTTCGGGCTATTGCGATACAAGGATTGGATTTAAATGATCCTGCTCTAAAAAAATTGGTCGAGTCTAAAATTATTGCAATCGCACAACAAGATCCAAAAACAAAGGTACGTGCTTCTGCCATCTTTGCTTTAGGGAATAGTCGTGATCAAAAGAATTTGTCGATCATTGAGAAAGGTTTGAAAGAACAGTCATATGCAGTCATCAGTGCGTCTCTACTTGCAATCAAAAAATTAGCTCCAGCGAAATTGAATCAAGCGATTGAATCTGTGGATTCGGAAGCGAAAGAACATCTCGCCTCTTTAATTGCATCGCTTAAGAAAAACCCTTAGTTGTAGAACAATCATGAGTCCCAAATAAAAAAGACTCGAACGAATAAATTTGAAATCCGAAGTGATTTAGGTAGTTTTGAGCACATGTCAACAGCAAAAAATATCTATTTCGCTTCGGATTTTCATTTAGGATCTTATCCTTTAGAGAAGTCCAAAGAAAGAGAGCGTCTCATTATCTCTTGGCTTGACCATATCAAGCACGATGCTTCCGAACTCTATTTAGTAGGTGATATTTTTGATTTTTGGTTTGAATACAGCACCGTTGTCCCGAAAGGATATATTCGATTTTTAGGAAAATTAGCTGAATTAGTGGATGCTGGTATTAAACTCACCGTATTCAAGGGCAATCATGACATGTGGATGTTCAGTTACTTAAAAGAGGAACTTCAAGCCACGATTGTTGATGATGAATTCATTATCGAACGCGATAATAAAACTTTCTATTTGCATCATGGAGATGGATTAGGTATAGGAGATCGGAAGTATAAGCTACTCAAGAAAATCTTCCGCAGCAAAACTTGTCAATGGCTTTTTGCACGTTTACATCCCAATTTAGGGATTGGTATCGCTACGCGTTGGTCGAAACATAGTCGCCTTGCCAATAATGCAGATGAGCAATTCTTAGGTGAGGATAAAGAATGGTTAATTGGCTACGCAAAAGAGATGGAAGCGAAAACCCACCATGATTTTTATATTTTCGGCCATCGCCATCTCCCCTATGATAGGAAACTTTCGGATCAAAGTCGTGTGATAAACCTCGGAGAATGGATTAATTATCACACCTATGCGGTTTGGAACGGTCAAGAACTTGTGCTTGAAAAATGGGTGAAATAAGCAAAAGCCTACGGGAGTGCCTTTTGAACTATTATCCATTAGCGGAAAGTGATATCGCTGCTATTGAGGCGATCACCACAGTCGTCCACATCCCTAGAAATACCATTATTATCCAACAAGATAAACTGCAACACGACATCTACCTTTTGTCGTCTGGATTGGCGAGAATATATTACGAAGTGCCTGATCGAGAAATTACATTAGATTTTAACGATGCTGGCAGTATGTTGATGTCCATCAATACCTATTCGCGTAATCAACCTGGGTATGAAAATATTTCCATTTTGGAAGACGCTATTTTATTTAAAATAAACCCTACTGCTCTTTTTAAGTTGTACGAAGAAAATATTCGGATTGCCAATCTGGGCAGAAAGATCGCAGAGTACGAATTCATCAAAATCGAACAACGTGCGATGTCTAAGCTATTCAACTCTGCCCAAACCAGATATATGGATCTCCTTGCGAAATACCCAACTTATATCAACCGCATCAAATTAGGCTATATCGCTTCTTACCTAGGAATTTCTCAGGTTACCTTGAGTCGCATACGTGCTTCCATTCGTTAATTTTTTAACATATGTAAAAAATAATCCAGCTATTTCTAATCATCTTTGTGGAAACAAATACATCAAGATATGAATTGGATATTACTAATTTTAGGAGGGTTATTCGAAATCGGATTTACCTCTTGTCTAGGAAAAGCGAAACAAAGTGAGGGTGCTGAAATGTATCTTTGGTATCTTGGGTTTGTTATCTCTCTTTTTGCGAGTATGGGATTATTGATCAAAGCGACACAAACATTACCGTTGGGTACAGCTTATGCCGTATGGACAGGAATCGGTGCTGTGGGCACGGTATTAATTGGTATATTTTTCTTCAAAGAAAGTGCAGATTTCTGGCGCATATTCTTCATTTTCACACTTATTGCTTCCATTATAGGTCTTAAAGCAGTTTCTTCACATTAAGCACAAGAACTGTTATAAAAGCGACAAAATTTCTTTACTTTTGTAAGCTCAAAAGCTCCTGCTATTATAGCAGGATTTGAATTATTTGAATTATGCTAGAAAAATTACAAGCTATAAAAGAAAGATGGGAAGAAGTGGAGGCTGAATTAAGCAATCCAGATACCATCAAAGATATGAAGCGTTTTGCTAAATTAAATAAAGAGTACAAAGATTTAGGCAAAATTGTAGACCAATACCATATTTACAGAAATATGGTCAGCAACATCGAAACAAATAAAAATATCATCAGCAATGAGAAAGATCAAGAGCTTCGTGAGATGGCGAAAGAAGAGCTTGATATCTTATTGAGTACGAAAGAAGAGAAAGAAGACGAGATCCGCATGATGTTAGTTCCCAAGGATCCAGAAGATGACAAGAATGCTATATTGGAGATTCGTGGTGGTACTGGAGGTGATGAAGCTGCCCTATTTGCAGGTGATTTATACCGTATGTATACCCGTTTCTTTGAGACCAAAGGCTGGAGAGTTGAGGTGATGGATGTAACAGAAGGAACTTCTGGTGGATATAAAGAGGTGATCTTAAAAGTAATCGGTGAAGATACCTACGGACAATTGAAATATGAATCGGGTGTACACCGAGTACAGCGTGTCCCAGATACAGAAACTCAGGGTCGTGTCCATACTTCTGCAGCATCTGTTGCTGTGCTTCCAGAAGCAGAGGAAGTCGATGTTGAAATTAATCCTGGCGATGTTGAATTACAAACTTCTCGTTCTGGTGGTGCCGGAGGTCAAAACGTCAATAAGGTTGAAACAAAAGTACAATTGACACATAAACCATCAGGAATTGTCGTGGTTTGTCAGGTAGAACGTTCTCAACTTGCTAACCGCGAATTGGCGATGGAGATGCTTCGTACAAAACTTTACGAGATTGAATTGAACAAAAAGAACGGTGATATCGCTGCTAAGAGAAAAACTCTAGTATCGACAGGTGACCGCTCGGCAAAAATCCGTACGTATAACTACCCACAAGGAAGATTTACAGAACACCGAATTGGTATGACCACCTACAATTTACCTGCTATTTTGGATGGTGATATTCAACCAATTATCGATGCATTGCAATTTGCTGAGAATGCAGAAAAGATGAAAGACGGCGCTGTAGACTAGATTTTTTAAAAAAATATTAGCAAATAAAGAAATAAACGCTATATTTGCACACCTTCAAGAGAGAAGGTAAATGGTCTGGTAGTTCAGCTGGTTAGAATACATGCCTGTCACGCATGGGGTCGCGGGTTCGAGTCCCGTCCAGACCGCTAAAAAGAGGTAACCTCAAAACAGTTCTTTAACAACATTTAAAATTTGGTCCGGTAGTTCAGCTGGTTAGAATACATGCCTGTCACGCATGGGGTCGCGGGTTCGAGTCCCGTCCGGACCGCCAATTTTAAATATAACTTTACATTTTTCGGTCTGGTAGTTCAGCTGGTTAGAATACATGCCTGTCACGCATGGGGTCGCGGGTTCGAGTCCCGTCCAGACCGCCAAAAAATAGTAAAAAACGGTCCGGTAGTTCAGCTGGTTAGAATACATGCCTGTCACGCATGGGGTCGCGGGTTCGAGTCCCGTCCGGACCGCTGAAATAAGAAAGCTTTCAATGCACATTGAAAGCTTTTTTTGTTTTATTGATGTTCACTCAAACAACACCATTGGATACCTACAACCTAGGTTAGATTTTAAAATAGCGTTCCTTTAGTTGAGAAATTCCTTTCAAACTTAATAGCAGTTTTTCTTAAAAAGAATGCGTCTGGAATCAGGCTAATGATCAAGTGTGTGAACTAAAATTAGTGTATGATCTGTGCCTTCATTGTTCAATTTGTCTTAAACTTCTTCTCCTATTTCTATTGTCTTCTTCAGGATAAGACACAGTAGCAATTTTTAACCAGCTCTTGCTATTGGACGTTATTTGTTCGGATATTAGACGGATATTGGACGCATGAGCTTCGGATGTAAGCGTCCAATATCCGTAAGAGATCCGTCCATTATCCAGCTGATATTAAAAGATGATAGCTCATTATATTCGCTATTGTCTTCATCCGTTTCTGACTACTGAATTTACCTTCATCCTTAACTATTACCTTGCAAACAAGCTCAAATAATAACCGAATGCAACACGCTAACAGATTGAAACTATTGATTTGGAACAAATGAGCACCTATACATGAGTGTTCACTGTTAGGTATATAAAGGAACAGGTTAACGCACCTGACCAAAGCAATCCGACATGATTAACTGTGTGTGAACTAGACATTCTCCTGTCCCTAGGTAGGGATCAAGTACGGACTAAGCAGGGATAAAGCGTACATACAGTATTAAAAGTATACCTAAAACGCAGTATCAACGCTCTTACCACGCTCTTACCAGTTCCAAATATCGTGCTCTCTTGAATAACGCTTTATCTATGCTTATACCCTGTAGTATACCTGCTTAGGGACTGGACCAATCGTGCTTCCATCTTCTGAGTAGTATGAGAGCACTATTAAAAGCTATTTACTAAATAACCTGCGTTCAATTCATCAGGTTACTAACCAATTAGCTACATACTGATGAATCGAACGCAGGTTACTAAGCCTTCCAGGTTCTATTTAAAGCTATTTATTCTGCGCTTACGGCAAATTCAGCCCCTGAGGCAAAGTCTTGCCCATTTTGAGAACTTAATGCCGTAAATCGAATATAACGCCCTTTTACAGGCTTTGATAAAGTGACTGTTTTTGGTTTTCCATTATTTTCAAAATTTCCTTCGGCAACTGGAGTTCCCCAGTTTTTGCCATCCGTACTGATTTGCAATTTATATCCCTTGATGTTCCCATTTCCACCGCCTTCACGTGGTGTATAGGTAAAAGCTTTAATGGTTTTGATTGCAGCTGCGTCAAAATCTACCCAATGCGGATACTGAGCCACGGTAACCGAATACATCGAATGCCAAATGGTAGATGGATCCCCATCTAATAAATTGGCAGCTTCTCCTTCCCCTGTTTCTTCACTAGAAGCAAAGATCACCTGCATCGGAATACTTGAAATTTTAGGAAATTCAAAGGTAACTTTCACCTTTTCATTTCCCTTCGCCCATGCCGTTACCAGACCGCCTTCACGTAAATTGAAAGGGGTTTTAAATGCTTTTGCCTGACCTTTACCAATACTGTAATATAATTCTGCTTGTGGATTTTCACTTGAGATTTGAATGTCGCCAGTCCGATTTCTCGAAACTGCAATTGGCATATCTCCTGCTACCCGAACTTGTGCCTTTTTACTATAATCTTGATTGGAAACAGGACGTATAATAAAACCAAATGAAGTTGACTTTGCTTTTACACGATCTTGTTCCAATGGAGGCCCTTGTCCACAGCTATTTCCACCTAAACCTGTAACTGCGGCATCGATATGCAGATGGGTTCCAGAACTCTTTGGTAATTTATAAGGATGGCTTGCTAGCATCAACTCCAATTCACTCCAAGGTAATGCAGATGTAGATAGGTGATCTTTTGCAATAAATGCAACTCCATTGCCTGAAGCATCTGTCAAAGCAGTCCAACGGACTTCTTCATTATTGCTCATACTTTGTGGGTTCGGCCAAGGAACAAATTGATCTTTAACTGTACTTTTATGTAATTCAATATTTTGCGCCGTTTTACGATCTGCATAATTATTGATTGGTCCTCTACCGTAATAGGTATAGTTACTGTATTCTTGTGGTAATTGCAATCCATATCCTAATCTTGCTAATGCGAATGTTTCATCATTCGAAGTAACATTCGCTTCTAATTCTAACGAACCATCTTGATAAACTGTCCAAACTTGATTTGTTGTAAACTTAAAGTCATCAGCGCCAAATGGTCTATCGGTATGCTCTTGAATGGTATAGGTACCAGAAGTACCTCCATGAACGGAGGCTGCGTTTGGTGCTTGTGATTCGACTAAGAAAGAAAGAACGATAGCACCATCTTGTCTTGTATAAATTGAGCTAGACAATGCTTTGTGTTTTAGATTGTGTAATCCCTTTTGGAACCATTGTTGGTAAGCCCAGTTATCATTGTCTACTGCTGCTCGGAACGCGTCCAATTTAGGTCCTTCCCCATCACGAATAATTTGCTTTCCAGCATAGTTTAAGCTATAGATAGATCCATTTTCTATATCAAACTTGACCGTAAAGTCTTTTCCTTGAATAACCTTTAATTTTTGTTCATCAATGCTATTCAATTGACCTTTTGTTTGTACAGCTGCAATGGAAGTTTTATCTTCTGCAGCTTTTACAAACAGCTGTTCTTCCATTTGTAAATATCCTTTTTCTGCCCACAGCCTATCCTTCCCTAATAGAAACTGTATTTTAACAAAATATTCAGATTGTTTATTTAGTTTTTGAAAATCCAATGGTAAGGTGACTGTTTTTTTCTCACGAGCTCGAATATCATCTCCCTTGTCAAGTACAGGAGTTGGTTTTTTCACCTCTACCCCATTTTCATATAACGACCATACAATATCATAATCTGCTAAAGAAACAAAATAGTTCTTATTGAACAGCTCTATTTTACCTTGCGTGATATCAACGGATTTAACCCCAACATTTTGGTATACTTTCTTCAATTCATAGTATTGTGGTTTTGGTTTCATATCTGCGAAAATCAAACCGTTATTGACAAAGGTGCCATCATTAGGTTTGTCACCAAAATCACCACCATAGGCAAGGAATTTTTCTCCCGTTTGTTTATCGTAATAATACATCGCCTGATCAATCCAATCCCAAGTAGCTCCTCCCATAAAGAAGTTCGTAGACTCGATCG encodes the following:
- a CDS encoding thioredoxin family protein; amino-acid sequence: MKKIFLFLLILPFIAIGQEKGITFEQGLDWNQIKEKAKKENKYIFVDVFTTWCGPCKYMSSTVFPQQKVGDFFNAQFVSTKIQMDKTDKDNEGVKSWYNEAERFAKDYNIVAYPTFLVFSPQGELVHRMVGGGEADEFIARAKEALNPETQYYTLLKTFENNPTDLPLAHRMVKAANTAYDEATVIKVEDIILSHTRPEDLTKECATYLITNTRTTKSKAFELLRNQPEKIDALLGKNGEANRVVASVAVNEVLGKKIDFNTEPNWESLKTEVSQKYSNINFEPIFKIMKAQYYMQSHNWPAFTAIIENYLTSEDLTSNQLNSYAWEIFEKCNDAACLNAALKWSKKAVEQDTRSAYLDTYANLLYKKGDKVNAIKWQEQALSLAMEGEQGNYQDTLTKMKSDLPTWQ
- a CDS encoding NAD(P)-dependent alcohol dehydrogenase, whose protein sequence is MSTKAYAAFSKSEDLRAHEIQRRDLDDKDVFIDIEYCGVCHSDIHTARAEWGEPHYPVVPGHEIIGRVLAIGAKVTKYKVGDLVGVGCMVESCKHCHSCDEGLEQYCENGLIGTYNSANSKYGGVTYGGYSENIVVEEDFVLRIPTNIDIKATAPLLCAGITTWSPLRHWNVKAGDKVGVIGLGGLGHMGVKFAKAMGAHVVMITTSAEKGEDAKKLGADEVLLSKDPEQLAKHNNTFDFLLNTIPVGHDVNPYLNLLKLDKTMCIVGAVEPLPGVHGGLLIMKRRHLAGSLIGGIKETQEMLDFCGEHNIVSDVEVIDIQDINTAYERMIKSDVKYRFVIDIKSLKK
- a CDS encoding prolyl oligopeptidase family serine peptidase, with product MNKKLSLILTVIAMSAIQQGNAQGMKYPDTKKDQVVDEYFGESVPDPYRWLEDDLATETKDWVVAQNKLTFDYLAQIPYRDQLKKQLTDIWNYEKVGTPFVEGDYTYFYKNDGLQQHAVLYRKATKSGKEEVFLDPNTFSKDGSTSLSDVSFSKDGSLMAYSISEGGSDWRKVIVLNTADKKQIGETLIDIKFSGIAWKGNTGFYYSSYDKPKGSELSEKTDQHKVYFHQLGTKQTTDKMIFGGTEVPRRYIGASLTDDERFLVISAANTTTGNELYIQDLSKPGSKIVNILSGFESSTYIVDNDGETFYLQTNLNAPNNRLVKTNILHPEAKNWVNVIPETENVLAISTGGGYLFANYLKDAISVIEQYDFTGKKIREIKLPGIGTAAGFSGKKKEKTIYYGFSNYITPSTSFKFNVDNGQSEVYIKPKVKFNPDDFESKQVFYTSKDGTKVPMIITYKKGLKLDGKNPTIVYGYGGFNISLTPGFSVSTANWIQNGGVYAVANLRGGGEYGQKWHDGGRKFNKLNVFNDFIAAAEYLQTNGYTSPDYTALSGGSNGGLLVGATITLNPAIAKVALPAVGVLDMLRYHTFTAGAGWGYDYGTANDSKEMFDYLKAYSPVHNVKAGVCYPATLVTTGDHDDRVVPAHSYKFAAELQAKQNCERPVLIRIETKAGHGAGRSTEVVINETADKFAFTLWNMGIKTLK
- a CDS encoding M1 family aminopeptidase; translated protein: MIHKIFFTLGVLASMSFTASLAQTNPLLPIKQYRVTETKVNDLIHTKLDVKFDYVKRYLYGQEWVTLKPHFYPTDSLRLDAKGMDIKEVSLQNDKQKTALKYEYDSESLLIHLGKTFQSTDSYTIYIAYTAKPDELKAKGSAAITDAKGLYFINPDGKDPNKPIQIWTQGETEASSVWFPTIDKPSQKTTSEISITVKDQYTTLSNGALTNQQKNADGTRTDTWKMTQAHSPYLFMMAVGDFKIFKDQYKSIPVDYYLEPKYAPFAKQIFGKTPDMMAYYSQVLGVEYPWNKYAQVVARDYVSGAMENTTATLHGESVQKTTRELLDDNQEGTIAHELFHQWFGDLVTAESWSNLTMNESFATFGEVIWRGHDGGQDKEDKSRFEKLQSYLRSTKNGQSPTLARFYYNDKEDMFDNISYSKGSIILYALKNQMGDTAFYKSLQKYLTDNAHKAGETHQLRLAMEEVTGKDWNPYFNQWYYQGGHPILDIQYTYENGIQKLAIKQIQDSTVQTFTLPLNIDFYTANGKETRSIVMNQRAQEFTFPFAQKPDFIDFDPAKILVGEVRDNKTQADYSYQYKNVPTYFNRSKAIGYALYNKNVETTKILIAALDDKEEDLRAIAIQGLDLNDPALKKLVESKIIAIAQQDPKTKVRASAIFALGNSRDQKNLSIIEKGLKEQSYAVISASLLAIKKLAPAKLNQAIESVDSEAKEHLASLIASLKKNP